Genomic segment of Leptospira kanakyensis:
GATGAGGCCATTTTAAAATCAAACGACGTATTCATTCGTATTGATCTCATCCGAAAAGTGGATGAGGATTTCGAAAGTAAAAACAAACCGAAAAAAGAAGACAATAGAGACCGTGGTCTTCCTGAAAAAGAACAACCAAGAAGAGAAGTCATTTCTCGCACACAAACTCCCGATCCAAAACCAAAACGTTCTAGCGATTTAGTCACAGTCGATAGTGCCAAACAAAAACAAAACCCAGCAAAAAAAAGAGCCATTGAACAAAGACAAGGTGGCGGTTTACTTGCTGGATTATTTGGCGGTGGAGCTGGAAACCCAAACAACTCCATTGGTAAATTTGGGAAAGACACAGGAACCATTGACATTGGACTTTTTGGCAGGAACCCTACGATTTCCAACAATGTGGAAAAACTCTTCCGGGGGATGAAGGAAGATGTCCTCATTCCCACCATCCAAGCCCTTCGTGTTTCCGAACAACAAGGTTGGAGGATTTGGACTCCACTAGTTTATAATATCATTAATAATTTTAATAAGTTCTTTAACGCATTTGCATCACTGGATGCTCTCATCTTAGATAAAATATCCGCCGATATCTTTTTAGAACGTTCTCTCAAAATGCAGATGTTTTATGTTCGTTTTCTTCAAAGAAACGATGCAAACGACATCATCCTTTCAAACCTTCCTGACATTGTTAAAATGGATGACAAACTCACGCCAAAACTGAGCAAAATCATGGAAGGTGTGAACTACGCTCTCAATTTAGAAAACACCAAACCCAAGTTATCTGATGCTATTACTGCATTTTATATTGTAGCAAAGAAAAAAATGTTCACTTGGCCAGAAATCATTACTGATTTACGTGTTCCTCCTATCCAAGAACATAAATTCCAGGCAGCTCGTGAAATCCAAAAAGAAGTGGAGATCACTGTTGCTAAATTATCTGACGATATCAACACAAGATCTTTTAAAAAAGAAGAACTTCAGAATCTACGCACACGTTATTTTTCTATTGATGACAAAGGGAAAATCAGTTTCGATTTTTTGAATGTAGTTGTAGATGATTTTATGGCTCACCATATGCCAGAATCGGCAAAAAGCCAAACCGTCAAAAATAGTTATAAATCACAACCACATAGACTGGTTTATTTATTATTAAGAGATTTACAAACAGTATACATCAACTTAATCGAAGGATACGTTCGTCTTGGTGATAAAAACCAAAACCAAGAACTCCTCCTCATCCAACCGGGCCTTTTTAGAAACGAAATTGACCAACTTAACTCCCTCGTCCGAACCATTGATAATTTTAATAAAAAATTCCCAAGTTTCCAGTATAGTTTCCAACAGTATGGAATGGACAACAGCACAGGAAATGCTGCAAACGATCAAATAGCAGGAACCATTGTCCTCGCCTTACAAGAATCATCCGAATTTTTTGGAAGTTTTGCAGGAAAACTCAACATCATCGTAGAAAACCATTTAATGGCAAAAGCCACAGAAGCCAAAGGGAAAGTGAACGATAAAATTGTTTCTACGAAAGACAAAGTCATCGAAGAAGTAAAAATTGCCCAAAGGTTCATCCCACATTTTGACAAATCAGTTGTGGCTAAAGAAAGAATCAATGGGATGAAAGTGGAAGATGTTTTCGTTCAATTTACAAAGTATTTATACAATTATGCAGTCATCTTCAAAGATCCTGCAACCACATCCAAACTCACAGCACATCGAAAAATCGAACAAGAACTCATCAAGTTAAACAAAGAATACGAAAGGCTCACCTACTCTACATTCAATAAAGAAGCTGATGGTGATAGTTCAAGTTCAGAATCTTCCGAAAACAAAAATACATCAGATCCAATCGACCTTTCCGATACAGAAGGAGAAACATGAGAGTCCTTACTGGATTACAACCCTCAGGCAAACTTCATTTAGGTAATTATTTTTCTGCGATCAAAAAAATCTTGGACTACCAATCCAAAGAAGATTTGTTTCTTTTCATTGCAAACTTACATGCACTCACAACATTCCGATCCAAAGAAGAATTAAAAACCTTCACCTTAGAATGTGCGATCGACTTACTAGCACTAGGTGTCGATCCGAAAAAATCTGTTTTTTGGGTTCAAAGTGATGTTCCCCAAGTGACAGAACTTACTTGGTATCTATCCCAATCCATCACAGTGTCTCAATTACAACTGGCCCATTCCTTTAAAGACAAAGTGGCAAAAGGTTTTGTTCCAGGTGCCGGACTTTTTACATATCCAGTACTCATGGCAAGTGATATCTTACTTTTTTCTGCAGAAAAAGTTCCCGTAGGAAAAGACCAAAAACAACATTTGGAATTTGCTCGTGACATCGCAGAAAGATTCAACACTCAGTTTGGACAGGTTTTAAGTATCCCAGAACCAGACATTGATGAAAACACGGCGACAATACCGGGAGTTGATGGAGCAAAGATGTCCAAGTCTTACCAAAACACCATCGACTTCTTTGGAACCGAAAAAGAAATCAAAAAGAAAGTGATGTCGATTGTCAGTGATTCGCGCGCGGTGGAAGAACCAAAAGATCTAGAAACCTCTGTTATTTTCCAAATCCATTCTCTTTTTCTCACTCCAAAAGAAAAAGAGACCCAAATGGAAAAATACAAACGAGGTGGGGTGGGATATGGAGATCTCAAAAAAGATCTCCTTGATTCCATTCTAAATCATTTTGCCCCTTTCCGAGTAAAACGCGAAGAACTGGCACAAAACTTAGATTATGTGCATGAGGTTCTAAAAGAAGGAAAAGAAAAAGCAAAAGCAGTTGCCGAAGCCAAATTAGAAGACGTTCGAAAAACACTCGGCATTTATCCTTTTTAGTTTCTAAAGAACCAACTTCAGTTTTTAAATACCTCTTTCGGTTATGAAACCGGAGATTTACTTACTCCCCAGATCCGATTTCGGTTGGTTCTGTTTGGGAATTTGTGGGACTGCTTTTTTTCAAAAACTCGGGTGCCGTTTTCCAGGGTTTCATTCTCTTCTCATCCTATTTTCTCTCGGCCTACTCATCTTCTATTCCATCCTTCCAAGAAAAACTTCCCACACTGTAGACAAAAGAATTTACCTTTGTATCCTTTCTTCTCTCGTATTTTTGTTCTTTGCCAATGTACAGGCAAGTCCACGTCCAAGAACCATTAATCCCCTCTTTCGCTCCTATTTAGAAACCCAAATCAAAAAATCTCCACTCAGTAAATTTGAATCTCGCATCATAATGGGTTTTGTCACTGGATCCACAAAAGAAATTCCGCCGAGTTTCAAAGAAATGGCAAAAGAATCAGGCATCTTACATTTGTTTGCTGCTTCCGGCCTACATTTAGGAATTTTTATTGGTTCTTTACAGTTTTTTGGAAATCTTTGTTTTTCAAAACAAAAATGGATTTCCCTTTTACTTTCTTTAGGAATCGGTTTTCTCTATCTGGCAGCTTTGGATTTTCCTGTTTCTTTTTTACGTGCCTATTTATTTGTTTTTTTATCTCTCACGGCTTCCTTGTTTTATAGAAAAATTGGGCCGACAGATTTACTTGTGATTTCTTCTGCCTCCATTGCTTTTTTTCTTTTTTATGATTTTTTAAGTATTGGATTTTTATTATCTTTTGGAGCTGTATTTGGAATATTTTTTATCAAACCTAGTTTTGATTTTTGTTTCCTCCCCAAATCAAAATCTTTATT
This window contains:
- the trpS gene encoding tryptophan--tRNA ligase — translated: MRVLTGLQPSGKLHLGNYFSAIKKILDYQSKEDLFLFIANLHALTTFRSKEELKTFTLECAIDLLALGVDPKKSVFWVQSDVPQVTELTWYLSQSITVSQLQLAHSFKDKVAKGFVPGAGLFTYPVLMASDILLFSAEKVPVGKDQKQHLEFARDIAERFNTQFGQVLSIPEPDIDENTATIPGVDGAKMSKSYQNTIDFFGTEKEIKKKVMSIVSDSRAVEEPKDLETSVIFQIHSLFLTPKEKETQMEKYKRGGVGYGDLKKDLLDSILNHFAPFRVKREELAQNLDYVHEVLKEGKEKAKAVAEAKLEDVRKTLGIYPF